In Larus michahellis unplaced genomic scaffold, bLarMic1.1 SCAFFOLD_419, whole genome shotgun sequence, the genomic stretch AGCCCTACAGCCCTACTGGGGGTCTCCTATAGGGCCCTAgagcccctatagagccccacAGGCCCCCTAGAATCCCCCTGTATCTCCCTGTAATGCCCTACAGACCCCCCCACACGCCCCCTATATCTCCTCATAGGCCCCTATAGACCCTCCAGAGTCCCCCTATGAGCCCCCTATATCCCCCCATAGGCTTCTCTAGACCCCCATAGGATTCCTCAGGGCCCCCTATACCTCCCCCTAGACCCCTATAGATCCTCAGAGATCCCTTAGAGGCTTCCTATATCCTCTCAGGACCCCTATAGACCCCCATGCCCCCCTATATCCCCTCAGAGACCCCTGTAGACTCCCATGGGCTCCCTATATCCTCTCAGAGATCTTTATGGCCCCACTATATCCCATCATAGACCCCtacagccccccacagcccccctatAGCCCCTCAGAAACTCCTATAGATTCTTACGTCCCTGCTATATTCCCTCAGAGACCCCTACagacccccacggcccccctATATCCCCTTACAGACCCCTACAGACCCCCATGGGCCCCCTATATCCCCTCAGAGACCCTTATGGCTCCGCTATATCCCATCATAGACCCCTACagacccccacggcccccctATATCCCCTTACAGACCCCTACAGACCCCCATGGGCCCCCTATATCCCCTCAGAGACCCTTATGGCTCCGCTATATCCCATCATACACCCCTACagacccccacggcccccctATATCCCCTTAGAGACCCCTATAGACCCCCATGGGCCCCCTATATCCCCTCAGAGACCCTTATGGCTCCGCTATATCCCATCATAGACCCCTACagacccccacggcccccctATATCCTCTTACAGACCCCTACAGACCCCCATGGGCCCCCTATATCCCCTCAGAGACCCTTATGGCTCCGCTATATCCCATCGTAGACCCCTACAGACCCCCACGGCCCCCTTATATCCCCTTACAGACCCCTACAGACCCCCATGGTCCCCCTACATCCCCTCAAGCACCCCTATAGACACTCTATATACCCTCATAGACCCCTACACATCTCCGGAATCCCTGTAGGGGCCCCCTATATCCCCTCATAGACGCCCACTGCCCCCCCGGGGGCCCTCTATATCCCTTCCTACCCCCCCTATaggcttcccccagccccctacagAGCCCctaggcccccccccgcccccgtcttTGCCAAGCAGAGAGGAATCCTCCAACGCTCGGGGGGGCCCCTCCCAAAGGCCTGGGTGCCCCCCtgaagaccccccccccccccaagacacaTGGGTGCCCCCCTCACCCGTAGTCGGGCACGTAGTGGAGGAAGACGGAGCCCAGGACAATGGCGAGGGAGATGCCGGTGAAGAAAACCGCCCGCATGTTGAGGACGTCAGCATCCGGCTCCGCCGAAAAGCCGTGGTAATCCGGGTTCTGCCAGCACCCAAACGCCCGGGTCCCTCCAggggtcccccccacccaggggtcccccccaccctccagggGTCCAGGTGGGGAGCacccaaattcccccccccccccccatcctacCCCCTTTCCCCTCCTGGATGGGCTTTAAGCCCCGCCCCTGCCCCTTAGGCCCCGCCCCTGCCTCttaggccccgccccctccccagccaccccataAAAGGTGAGCTGTGCTAAGCCCCACCCCCTGAGATCAGGCCACGCCCCCCACTCTAAGCCCCGCCCACCAAtaagcccagcccggccccgctgctgccataagccccgcccccttccacCCTAAGCCACGCCCCCACCTCACACGCCCCATTCATGAGCCCCGCCTCCAACCAATGAGCGCACGGCAGAGCCCCTCCCACCAGAAGCCCCGCCCCCAGCCGCGCCCATCCAATCAGCGCTGCGCAACCCCAGCCCCTTCACCACGCCGCTCCCCCTCCCGAAGcccccccctccagcctcccGCCCATCCAATCAGCGGAGTGCAAACCCCGCCCCTTCGCtacgccccgcccccgccgccttggccccgcccctccctcctAGCTCCGCCCCTCCCGCCTTGCCCTTGGCCtgcccaggccccgccccctcccccctagcccctcccctcccgccccctcctAGCCCCGCCCACCTTCCTCTGCGCCACCGCCATGGGCTCCTCCGGGTGGGGGTCGGCCCCCAACGGCGCCCGGGGCAGGGCcagggctccccccggccccgccgagcggCCCCGCACCCCGACCCGCAGTGCCCCCAGAGCCCTCCGCAGCGCCGCCATCTTCCCGCCGGAAGTCccgccttcccccttccccttttccccacctCCCGCTCCCACCAATCACAGCGCGCCGCCGCCGCGTTGCAGCCAATCACCAGGGAGCGCCTGCGCGGCGTCCCGCCTTCCCGCCTTCAGCCAATCAGAGGCGGTCGCCGGCGCGCTGACCACTCCCCTCGCTCCTTCCCTCAGAGCTGGTCCCGTCCCCCACGGCGGCGCGGACCAATAAGAGGGGGTGATCCGCGGAGTGGCGGGCCTTCGGTCCAATGggagcgcggcgcggccgggcgcgggcgcgcggggcggggcgggcgcggcgcggccggcgcCATTTTGCCGGtcgggctcggcggcggcggagcgACGAGGACAGGTCGGGGCCTACcggcggaggggcggggcttaCCGGAGAGGGGCGAGGCTTACCGGGAGCCTGAGAGCAGGCGGGGATTGGCCagaggggggtgagggggcggggcccggcgctgGAGGCtgccggaggggcggggccttGTATGCtaatgagggggcggggcctTATCCTCTGGGCTAggtcccagttcatcccagttcCCTTACAGTGACCCCCCCCAGTTACCCCCCCAGCGCTTCCCAGTACTTCCCAGTACCCCTCCAGATGCCCCCCggtgcctcccagtgctccccagtgcctcccagaaCCCCACCAGgtcatcccagtgctccccagtccttcccagtgtcCCCTAGTGCCTCCCAGTTGGCTCCCAATgtctcccagtacccccccagtccctcccagtgcccctcggTGCCTCCCAGTTGTGcctcagtgcctcccagtaccacTCCCCCGCCAGgtcatcccagtgccccccagggcCTCCCAGTCTCCCACCAGTTcatcccagtccttcccagtgccacccagggcCTCCCGGTTGTCTCCTAGTGCCTCCTAGAGCCCCACCAGGTTatcccagtgacccccagtaCCCCACCAGTTCAtaccagtgctccccagtgcccaccagtgcctcccagttgtCTCCCAGTGCCTCTCAGTACCCTCCTAGgtcatcccagtccctcccagtgtcccccagtgcctcccagctgtcccccagtgccaccccaggTCAtctcagtccctcccagtgcGTCCCAGTACCACCTGAAgtcatcccagtgcctcccagtatgaccccaggtcatcccagtc encodes the following:
- the NDUFB11 gene encoding NADH dehydrogenase [ubiquinone] 1 beta subcomplex subunit 11, mitochondrial, coding for MAALRRALGALRVGVRGRSAGPGGALALPRAPLGADPHPEEPMAVAQRKNPDYHGFSAEPDADVLNMRAVFFTGISLAIVLGSVFLHYVPDYGLQQWARRGSRDPHPGAGEEGGCPSWTPTITTPLASPCPPPRNEPLGHPPTPPPDPWDPMGAPPRPLGSLFGGGGGGGEGRVSPLWVCE